The following nucleotide sequence is from Citrus sinensis cultivar Valencia sweet orange chromosome 6, DVS_A1.0, whole genome shotgun sequence.
TATTGTTTTAGTCAGTGGTTTGTATAATAGACAACTATTGTTGATTGCGGACTTGTAAGCTTTGAAGATGAAAGCTTCCTTTGGTAGGCCGTTAGGAAATTTATTCCTGATTGGTTTGCTCCCTGAAGCGAGATAATCTCAAAACTTGCTCTTTCACGAGCAGTGCAAAACACCATGCACTGTGTCTTGGTAAGTTTGAGAATATCTCATCTGGACATACTGCTAATTCACCTCATAAGACTCTCTGAAATTTGACTCTGAGTTTATTGAACTTGAGTAAGTTTTACATGCCAATCTAatgacatttttattattgagcTAGGATAGGCATAATTGGTTTTATAGATGGATTATAAAGTCAGCTATAAATCTGTATTAGTTCCATCATCGCTTTTGCCAAGGATGACTCTACGTAGGCTTGCACTGACTGCCGAATGACTGCAACAAGTTGGATCTAAGAGGCTGaggcttttttcttttcttctcttcttcccAACCTTTGAATTGGGTTGATTTTAAGACCCCTGTATTTGCTCCATGAGCAATACAAAATACTTACtatttgctttttttcttattttttcccctaaaaaattgaatcataATATTTACTGCTGATTTTCTGCACttcaattctttcttattttttacattaagaTCTGGCCACCCTTATTTCAACATTTGTATTTTACTAAGGACATGGATCTGTTGATTGGCTATGGAAATTGGAAATGGTCTATGCCTATCTAGAGGAAAACATTCCACGAAACGTGTGTCCATGGGAAGATTGATAACTTATTTCTGTGTCAACATCTGAAATCATTTGGGAAAATGGTTTCCAAATTTGTGGCATTATAGGATGTAGTTGATTTGGCAGATACTTAATAAATGGGCTATATAGTCTACGTTGGCACTCTTTTTAGCCAGTGATGACTCATAGTAGGCTTGTCCTGATTGCTTAGATGTCACAGCAATTTAGATATTGAGAGCTGAGGCCACGAAATTTGTTCCCTGTTTTTTTTTCGACATTCCTAACTTGATTGGCTGATTGTTAGTAGTGGTATCTGAATTATTTAAAGGTCACTATTTTAGATTGATTATTGAGTAGTGTTGATGCCTGATGATCTGAATGTATCTTGTAAATTCTCGTCCGTATTAAGCATGATGGTGCTATTTTAATTGAACCTAAAGAAATGACGCTTACATCTTTGTTGTTGTGATTTGTTGGATATGAATCTATGATAGCATCTAATCTCTGTTTCTGCTGTTCCATGGTTTTCTAATGTTAATTTCCTGATGGTGGTTCATCAGTCCCGCATTCCAAAGGTTTGCCGTGAGAACATCAAGGAGGATTGAAGATATTTCTAGTAAAGGTACGTCCTCGTCTCCAATCGGTTCCTCTGGTCTGTGCATACAATGATTTACAGTTAGCATAATGTATTCCATTAATATATGAACTAATTGAAAGGTTTTGTTGAGCCATTAGAATCTCACAAGTTGGTTACTGTCTCCATGCAGCTGCTCAGAAGAGAGAGGAACTTGCTGAACAGATGAAAGATTTCTCCAAAAATTTTGAGGTATGtatctttttctaaatttgagaTCTTAACAGCATGTTACTTAAATCGAATAGTTTGTTCTAATCTGGGATACCATATTTTGCAGCAGCAGTCTAAGAAGCAGTGAGTCATGCAACCATGGGTCTGGTAACGGAACTTTTGTGATTATTCTTGGTAGTTCCCCTCCATGATGACAGGTGGAAGTCGGTTTTCTAGTTTTAGCATCAGAATTGAGGCCTGTAGTTATCTGCTTTGTGATGGGTAATTATGCGAGAGATTTGGCTATCTACTTGCActtataaaattgttaatttgttatgTGTCTGTATGAATACATGTCAATGttgtttttggaaaaaaatgggttaatattttaattctacTTGTATTTATCGTTAAATATAATTCTACTAGAATATggcttttatgaaattaatgaaggGGTGCAAATAGACCACCAATCTTCATTAGCGTAGCAGTAGCAGTGATGATCTGCGATCTTCATATCGGTGTTAAAATACTTCTTCAAATAAGGtggaaatttaaatattacttcaaataaaatataaatctatTCGCGAGTAGCAGGAACTAAATTTCTTATTACAAAATTGGAGAAAGAATGTGAAAACTGAAAACCATCCGCATGTTGATTGAAACTTCAGGGAAGTACTTCACAATTCTACAGATTTTGGCGTGAACAATATTCAAACTCGCGACTACTTACTGTAAGTTGAACTGTTCATATCGAGAGTTGTTGCCTAATATCTTTACCTAAGCTCCAATTTATGGGCTATACccaaaacatatatatatatattaggtcaaatcaaaatcaatcgTTCAAATTTGTTGTGTGAGGTAGCCTAATGGTTGGTGTGTTTATAAACTAGCAAATGAATAATGTATTTACTTACTTAAATGAAGGGTGAAGTTGGAATCAAAGTGGTGGACTCcacccaaaatttaaaataatgatgtAAGTTTCCATTCTTATTGGGAATGAAACCCTCATTTCTTGGACTGATTATATTATCTtcactcaaattttaaaattttcattttttccttctatatgtatttaaagaattaaaaaaaaaacattttgctgctgctgcttatTGTCATTGTTACCCCTGCTGGACaccgatgatgatgatgatgaataaaaataattatggttattgttattgttattattgatttttatttttgttgactattattattattaacaataatcttttttataataaatttttgaataacaataataatcacaattattatcacaaataataataataatgataataacaattaactaagggcattttaataatttataataatctattatgattttaagataaagtaaacatattAATAGTAATGTAGTTCATTCTGTTTCCAATTCTCACAATGTAAGATAACAtcttattctaattttaattcattttgattttaactcaTGTCTATTACTGATTAcgacatttttttattaaaatttgcctttataatttcattaacaagtttcaatgtcaaataaaattaaaatcgcaTTTATCTCAAATAATATTGAAAGAATCTATCAatagaaaggttttattttatgttgctAACAACTCATTAGTTAAGTACTTAAGTTAGTTGGCACTCCTCTTTTTATCTATAAGTTGTAAAAAATGGCAGTTTAGTATCATGGattctaatatttaatttcaattttgggTCTAAACTTGAGATCCAACaaagattaatttttactGTTTGATGTGATATTGCAGTTACATATAACTTATTGTCTTCAGacttaaattatcaaaattgactttaagGACTTCTatgaaatgaatatataaaaattaggtACTCACTGAGAATTTATTAGGATATAGGGGTCCAGCTGTTATTACAAAATGGAAAACCCCTTGTAGGCTTGTACCTAAGCAGGAAAGGGTTTAGGTGAAATGAAACACATAGAAATCTTCATCTTGCAACCTCTTAGCCATGGCGGCAGCTATAGATAGGGCAATAGGTCTTCCTTCAATATTTATGAAGGTCAAAATATGGATTGTATTATGATATATTTGATTTAAGTTGTTGGAATAgtattttttggaaaaattgtCAAGTGcaacatacatacatatgtataATTGATATCAACTCCTTAATTAAGTATTGAAGTTATTTGGTACTCctccttttatttataaagtgtaaaaaaattagcaattTAATATTACAGATTCCAATATTTAACTTCAATTTTGAGACTGAACTTGAATTTCAACTGagattaacttttaaatttcaatgtgGTATTACACAAACAACTTATTGGCATATCAATTCGGacttaaattattgaaattgacTTTAAGGACTTCTATAAAACGAATATGTAAAAATTGGGATTTTACTGAGAATTTATTCAAACGATAGGGGTCCAAGTGTTATTACAAAATCGAAAACCCCTTGTAGGCTTGTGCCTAAGCTGCAAGGGGTTTAAGTGaaatgaaagagagagaaatctTCATCGTGCAACCTCACAGCCATGGCAACAGCTATCGTCAGAAGTGCAAAAAATTTTCGAAACCTCCATCAACGTTTTTATTTCCACACTCTTCTTACCAAATGCCGCCCGCCAATTCCGTCACCAACAATCGCCGATAATATTCAGCATCGAGCTCTCCCTTTAATCCAACAGGTTCATTTCctcattatttctttcttcccTATTATTTCACTGatacaaaatgataaaatattaaatttcaaaaacttcACTTTTTTCTgcgttattttttttttacaggcTATACCTTTTGGTATTGGATTCCAATCTTTCGTGGCTGATCAAAGATTTTCAAGCACCAGTACAACAACTGGCACCGTTCAATCAGGTCATTCAAAACCTAATTCTGAAGGAGGCGACAAGTCTGGAGACTCGAATCAGAGCAAAAGCGATACTGGGAAACCAATTCGCGGCGGGGTaaattttctgttttcttttcttttcttttttttaaattttggtttacaattttgaatttttgtaatatCAGTCTATTTAtgtgttcatttatttattatttatttgggCAGCCTATATCGTGGTTGAGTTTTCTGTTGCTGGCTCTAACGGGAGCTGGAATAATATGGTACTATGACAAGGAAAAGAAGCAACATATTGAAGGTACATTTCTATGGtgagttttaaatatttatgagaTTTTGTGATAACATGAATTAGCTCATCTAAATAATGATAGGGAACCCAATCTAGTAATGTGAGTTTTATTAGCTAATTGTGTCTATAGTGCAGCAAATGATTGgttctttgtttatttttaatttttcctgtATTTTATTGACTGTAAGATTTGGTTGCTGCAGAGATAAATAGTGCTTCTCAAGCAGTTAAACAAGGACCATCAGTGGGAAAAGCAGCCATCGGCGGGCCATTTAAACTTATAAACCATGATGGGAAGAATGTAACTGAGAAAGACTTTCTAGGGAAGTGGACGGTTATATACTTTGGCTTCACCCATTGCCCCGATATCTGCCCTGATGAGTTACAAAAACTAGCTGCTGCAGTTGATAAAATAAGTGAGTTTCTAGCCTTCCTTTGTGAGAGTTGTGGCAATTGCCATTGCTGTCGTAACACTCTTTTGTGCTCTATTATGCTGTTTCTGAATGTTGTATAGAAATATGTTTCCTGTGCTTGAATGAGTCATTGCCATACCTGAAGTTGTTTCTGGAGCTAGTTAAACCAGTAGTGTCTTTAATTTTGAAGTGTTTCTACTTTATAGTGTTTGGTATACTTCAGAAGTTTAGATAGGAATCTTATATTTGAAGTTTGTCCCTGGAAGGACTGTAACTCTTACATTAAATAATCTACACCTTGTATATCAATCTTGTAATGATGGTTAAGTTGAAGGGTGTAAGAATTTCTTAGTTTGGCATACAAATAAAACCAAGTTATGGCATTCGTGTTACATGGAAGAAACTAGCATAAAACAGATGCTGTGATTGTagcaaattgtttttctctctcGCCACATTTGcaattatgtaataaatattgtttctATTCTTGTAGAGGAAAACTCAGGGATTGACATTGTGCCTGCTTTTATCTCTGTTGATCCTGAGAGAGATACCGTTGAGCAAGTGCGTGAATATGTCAAAGGTGCTTGTTAATGCTCAATATTAGTTTTGTTTGCATATACTGTGACCTGATCAATTTGCGCTGATTTCCTTGCTTTGGGAAATATCAGAGTTTCATCCAAAACTAATTGGGTTAACTGGGAGCCCGGATGAGATAAGGAACATCGCTCGTGCATACCGAGTTTACTATATGAAGACAGCAGAGGAAGACTCGGATTATCTTGTTGATCACTCCATAGTCATGTATGTATTAGCTTTCTgtgattctttttttctcctctGTTTTAGTGGTTTATCTCTCATAGCCTTTGTCCAATGTTTGTTTACAATCTTTTGTGTGGACCAAGTTACACGCCGCCAAGTTCACTTCTGTTGTCAATTCTGATCTTCCCATCACTCTAAGAACATatcacaaaataatttcataatcttGTATTCATGTTCAACATACATTTTTCTGACCTCTTGAGTCTTGATATCTGTGTGGgttacaattttaaataattgtgaTGTTTTCTCAATGTTGTGTCCTTGACTTGACTTTGGCAAAagtgtttattattttatcagaCAAAGAAGAATGAAAGgagaatgaagaaaattctttttattttcaagttttaagtAGCAGAGAAAGAATGATCTCTCAACTCAAATGATGCCTGAGCCTGGCTGATAATATTTACACAATCTTGTGCAGGTACTTAATGAGTCCTAAGAtggaatttgtaaaattttttgggAAGAATAATGATGTTAACTCGCTTGCTGATGGCATAATCAAAGAGATTAAGCAGTATAAAAGGTAGAAGTGCACGTGATGCTCATTCTACGCAGATTTTAAACACTCAGTACCTTCAATTTCTGcggattttatttttcttcattcccAGATCACAACTATATTTTCCGGAAAGGTTAATTGTTGTACTTGGATTGGAGATTTGTAAGAGATATCCTAAAATGTTGGGAGAATTTTGTTTGCAAAGattatgatttcattgtaaaagCACAATACCATCACGGTTACTCAGTACCTTCAATTTCTGcggattttatttttcttcattcccAGATCATGACTATATTTTCCGGAAAGGTTAAATGTTGTACTTGGATTGGAGATTTGTAAGAGATATCCTAAAATGTTGGGAGAATTTTGTTTGCAAAGattatgatttcattataaaagcacaataccATCACGGTTATTTTTAACCTGATCTACAAGAAACAGGGCAATGGCTCCCTGTACTGTTTTACATGCCTAGAGCAAATAACCACAGGTTTTAGTTATTTGCTCCTTTGACTCCCTTGGGTAAGATAGAGATTTATCCTAAGATCTTATTTGCACCTTAAATCAATGATTGGCAATTATTGTGAACGTTATGTTCTCAATTGATTGAGAGAGAATCACCAGCTTGTACTTCTGGGGGCTAAGAAGATTCcattattgaacttattaaGAATCATGAAGTAGAGAGAAACAAGTACATATGAAAAGCATCACTTGGtgttaaatatgttatttatacTTCATGAGAAACAACCACAAAACTTTTGATGATAGATACTGCACGACAAAATTTGCTAAGGGCAAGGCCACCCTTTTCAGTTTTCCTATTGCCCTGGGTAAGTCTTTCTTtgataagaaataaagctgcaataatacaaaaattcaGCCTCGGATATGATATTATTGCTCTTTTGACTCCTACCTAGAAATAATACAGATGATCAATGTAGTTATTTGATCAGAGATACTAGACCAGCATCTGGTTGCTATAGGCTGTATTGACTGAAGCTCTATCGTATAGATCATGCAGACATCCCCACCCCATGATTTATCGTGTACATAGTCATCCTTATGTCCTCAAACTTGTGTTTAGCTACTAGCCGTTTCTTAACCTTCTTGGTCAACATATGATCAAACTCCGTTTGATGGTGAATGTGGAGTTGGGAGTGTATGCTCTTCACATCCTGCAACATTTAACAGAAATCCATATTTAACCATTCGAAATATAtcagtagtagtaataataataatatcacttGATATTTACCTCTAAAGACAAAAGTTATGGTCATTTTTTCACAGCAATTCTTCAGGGATGATGGCCTTCCCTAAATAAACCTGCTGCAACTCCTCTCTCCAAATCTACAGGCATTTGAATAACATGAATACTTTTTGTTCAGTTAAGTATAACTTATTAAGCACAAAGTAGAAAGGAGTAAGAATGCTACtgtaaaattcataaacttCAGAGTTTGGAAGGAATAACAAAAGAGACAGAAATTGTGTGAGAAAGTGATCGAAGACAAGGGGTTGCCGTTTCTTGCATTTAAGGCCTTGCAAAAACTCTAATGCTCCAAAAACTATTTGAAGGCAAATAAAAAGACCATAAATGAGATATGGATAGGAAGTTCCTACCGTATCACGGAATTCAATCCGGATGTGAGGCACATTGGTTTTGTGAATATCATTTCCATCCGGTCCTCTCTTGTAGTAATGTAATCCGATCCAATGCGACTGAAACAAATGTTTAAAAGCTTAGATCCAACATAAGTGGACAGGTTGGAAAGCATCAAAATGATGATCTATGAAACATTAGTTTTAAGTCAAGCAATTTTGGTGCACATGTAAACAGCAAGGTAACTAACAATTAGCATCATATCCTATCATGGCAGGACTAGTGTTTGTACCTTCAAAGCATGAGAGAAACCTGATTGGTAGACTGAATTACGAGCAATCTCACAAAGATCACATGCACTCAACTTCCACACCTATGACGAAAAAGCTTTAGTATATTATATAACATGGCAACAATTGTTTTACTGAGAAGGATTGACAGAGAGAAAGAGGAGAGGCAGAGAGCTTACAGAAGCAGCAATGCTATATTCTTCCACCAAAGGTTCTTTAGTTAGATGAATTTGGAGAGGATCATCGGTTGAGAGTGAAACATTGAGACCGCGTAAGAAAAACATGGGTAAAGGATTTCGATGATAGTCCAAAAACAAAGAGTTGTTGCTTAGAGGAGACATAGCCAGACCAATCTGATAGCCAACATGACATCACAGTCAATTAGGTTTGGAAAATAACCATTTTGGTAGTCATTTTGAAAGAACTCCCTTTTCCTACCTACCTGTGCCAAATAATAGAGATACTGCAGTACAGGAGATTTCCTCAAATTGATTCCATGTGCAATATTATGAGCTGTAAGAAATGTTGCAGCAAGGTGGTCGATGTCACCAGCCTGAAAAAATCAGACATGAGACAAACTGTATAAATTCCAAGCTATGTAGAATAAAGATTCCAAGAATACCTCTCCTGCATGCGGGCGGAATTTGATAGTTGTCATGCCCTTCGATTCACGGAGCTGAAAAAGAACACCTAACAGGTTAGCACTTAGAGCACCAAAATCAAGGCATAGGCATATAGTTGGGATTATAGGAGCAAAGAAGTCAAACTAGAGATAACACAGAGACTTAAGAAAGAAGTTACCACCCCATGAGAGGATAAAAGGAAACCAATTTTACATTTCCCACTCAGGAGGGAGAGGGGCTAGTCAATAACCATAAATCTACTGAATATTAATGAACCTAAAACTTCTGTTTATTTTCGAAGAGGAAGAAAAGGTCTTTGATGAGCATCTAGAAATCTTACTGGTATTGAAGTACAAGATTGGTGGTGCACACCTTGTTTAATGTGTAGAGATTAGCATAACAATAATACGCATAGTATGAAAATGCAGGATTGAACACATTGGTCCACTGAGCTGGTGTGGGCATGTGTTTTGTGGGGCGTCTTTCTGGCTTGCTTTCATCATCCACCAAATCCAACCCAACCACCTGaataataaaggaaaaagcaagGATGTAAAATAGATAGAGCATAGCATGAAGCTCTAATTGGAGTAACTTATTTGTGCAAgcctaaaatattaaaacacaaTATTCTTCCCCAACAccccccccacccccaaaaaaaaaaagagacaagCTAACCTGCTTTAAGAAAACATGCAACTGAGGATGAGAATCGGGATCCACAGTAACCTCAAACAGtggaataaaaatattgtcaaGAATGTTCTGGAAAGATGTCACAATCCCCATGTCCTTGTAAATGTTGTACAGCCGTGGAAGCTGGGggtcaaaaacaaaaatcatagGCAGCATTCAACAATCCAATCCTTAATCAAGTGCCATGGAGgaacacaattttttatggaaaatgagaaaaaaaaatctgtacATATTAATAGAAAGGAAAGAGAATACAATTGAAAAAGCAGGTTTCCGCTAGGAAGCAAAAACGTCCTAAAGGGAAGTGTCAATCCAGTGGAATGCCAGTCCCGTGGATGAGACGAGAACAAAAGGGGGATTTCTACCGTATGTCCCTCTGATCCAACAGTCATCTACATGTAAAGCCAAGGTCACCCAACAAGCCTAACGATTTCATGAGGAACATGGCTGTCTGGAGAAAgggaataaataaatcaatcaaattccGGCAGGCTTCATGAAGTGCTTCTTTAGGAGTTAAACTCCCCTTTGTCCACGTTACTAGAAAAAGGATCTCTTGATTTTCATTACCATTCCCATAAGACTGAATACAATAATACGCATTCTGAACAGGCATAAATCTATAGGATAACAATTTCGTCTTGCGAGGTAGGGATCAAACGGACAAAAAGCAGATATTGATGCTTTGTTTAAGACAGAATCTTCCAACATCGTCATACTTGGGTATCCTAGGACCAATATTTATGCACAGATGTAAAAGGCCTCTGATCCAAACAATTCAAGGATCAATGAAAGAAACAATACATCTTTTTACAGATATAAGCACAACATATAAAGTGGAAAAGGCTACTGCTGATCTGAAAGAACTAGTTATAACAAATATGCACACACATGTGCACACACATGCATATAGAGATGGGATAGGAGAGGAAAGCAAACATTACATTTAATCCAGAATGAAAAGTTCTGCATCACTAACATTTCATAACATCTATGATGAGATTTCAGAAACAAACTTATCCATACCTGAATTAACCAAACAACATTCTCACTGTACAATTCATTGTTCACAATCCAACTTGCCAGTTGATCCCATTCACTTTGCTTCCTTCCATATATTGATATTCGATATTCAGCCATCTGCAGCAACCAAACTAAATATCAGGCATGATCAAGTGTCTTTATATGTTAATAGAAAGAGTGGAAAATCTTTCTTGTACAGTTTAATGTCACACAAATATGTTGCTCAGCCAGTATAAGAGGTAATAGATTTGCAATAAAATCCTCTTCACATTTCCCCAGACACATCTTGAATTGAACTATCAAAGgagaaaatttcataaaaagcAAATTACATGCAAATTCACTTAACAGAACCTATTTTAAGTTCATTCGGGGATAtctattttaagttttacaCTTATGATCTATCTCTCACAGGGTGACCCAAAATGTTGAACCTATTTGAAGTTCATTCAGGGTTAtctattttaagttttacaCTTATGATCTATCTCTCATAAACCACAATCTGAATAACATTTGGGGGACAATGAGACTTATAGAATCAGTTCCattgttgaaaaatataatacactATAAGTCAACTTTTAACATCACCGCAAAATTTAATGATGCAACAATCTATATAACATGCAAACACACAGATCCCCCAAATCCACCAGGCAACCCTCTCAACCACCATTTCATTCAAGATGATAACAATAGCCAGAAGAGTAATGCAGAATATATATAAGCAAACAAAATACGCACCTGATATTTACTTGCTTCGAGATCAGAAAAAACTTGCTTTGTCAGCTCAGCAAGAAAACGACCTGTTCAACGACAAACAAGTAGCACCATAACTGAAGTTACAATTCACAAGAAAGAAAGTATGCTTCCAgatcaatcaaaacaaaatcatcatCGGTAATCCCTAGCTATctagcaataaaaaaatatcacagaATGCTAGTAAGAATCTGATCCCCCAAAAAGCTAAAGAAGAAAACCCCCTATTAGATGTTCAGACGAGGAACTACTAACAAAGTGGACAAATGATttcaaaaacataataaaaaacaatgaaTATGCAATAAGGGCAGATTTCAATCAAGAAAATGGATTCCATTATAGCATAAGTTAACTGGATGTTCAATCTGAATTAAGCATGAATCATATAAGTTACAAAACTACAAAATCCTCAACCAAGGCCGAGTGGCTTGAACCACTTCCTCGCAATTGTGAGGGTAGTGGTTCGAATC
It contains:
- the LOC107177475 gene encoding uncharacterized protein LOC107177475 isoform X2, encoding MAGGNFMHRVISYVVNEVIVNGLANSPAFQRFAVRTSRRIEDISSKAAQKREELAEQMKDFSKNFEQSKKQ
- the LOC107177475 gene encoding uncharacterized protein LOC107177475 isoform X1, with the translated sequence MAGGNFMHRVISYVVNEVIVNGLANSPAFQRFAVRTSRRIEDISSKAAQKREELAEQMKDFSKNFEQQSKKQ
- the LOC102615149 gene encoding protein SCO1 homolog 1, mitochondrial, which encodes MATAIVRSAKNFRNLHQRFYFHTLLTKCRPPIPSPTIADNIQHRALPLIQQAIPFGIGFQSFVADQRFSSTSTTTGTVQSGHSKPNSEGGDKSGDSNQSKSDTGKPIRGGPISWLSFLLLALTGAGIIWYYDKEKKQHIEEINSASQAVKQGPSVGKAAIGGPFKLINHDGKNVTEKDFLGKWTVIYFGFTHCPDICPDELQKLAAAVDKIKENSGIDIVPAFISVDPERDTVEQVREYVKEFHPKLIGLTGSPDEIRNIARAYRVYYMKTAEEDSDYLVDHSIVMYLMSPKMEFVKFFGKNNDVNSLADGIIKEIKQYKR